The Hymenobacter sp. GOD-10R genome includes a window with the following:
- the dnaJ gene encoding molecular chaperone DnaJ, with translation MATKRDYYEVLGVAKTAAGDEIKKAYRKVAIKYHPDKNPDDPTAEEKFKEAAEAYEVLSDNDKRARYDRFGHQGMGGASGGGPNMEDIFSQFGDIFGGGGFEGFFGGQGRSAGGRRVKKGSNLRIKLKLDLEEIANGVEKKIKVKRYVACNTCSGTGAKNGTEVKECGTCHGQGQVKRVVNTMLGQMVSSSTCPTCNGEGKIVSQKCDVCHGEGRQLQEEIIPINIPAGVVDEMTLSMGGKGNYPERGGVPGDLLIQIEEEPHEFLKRDGNNIMFDQYISFVDAALGASVEVPTIEGKVKIKVEPGTQPGKILRLRGKGIKDINGYGRGDQLIHINVWTPKNVSGEERELLEKLRNAQNFTPNPGKNEKGFFEKVKEYFQ, from the coding sequence ATGGCAACGAAGCGAGATTACTATGAGGTGCTGGGCGTGGCGAAAACCGCGGCCGGGGATGAGATTAAGAAGGCCTACCGCAAAGTAGCCATCAAGTATCACCCCGATAAAAACCCTGATGACCCAACGGCCGAAGAGAAGTTCAAGGAAGCGGCCGAAGCGTATGAAGTACTGTCGGACAACGACAAGCGTGCCCGCTACGACCGATTTGGTCACCAGGGTATGGGTGGCGCTAGTGGTGGCGGTCCGAATATGGAGGATATTTTCTCACAATTCGGCGACATCTTCGGCGGTGGTGGCTTCGAGGGTTTCTTCGGTGGCCAAGGCCGTTCGGCTGGTGGTCGACGCGTGAAGAAAGGCTCCAACCTGCGCATCAAGCTCAAACTTGATCTAGAGGAAATTGCCAACGGTGTTGAGAAGAAGATCAAGGTGAAGCGCTATGTAGCGTGTAACACTTGCTCGGGCACTGGCGCCAAAAACGGCACGGAAGTAAAAGAGTGCGGTACATGCCATGGTCAAGGCCAAGTGAAGCGTGTGGTAAATACCATGCTTGGCCAGATGGTTAGCTCGTCGACTTGCCCGACCTGTAACGGCGAAGGCAAAATCGTGAGTCAGAAGTGCGATGTGTGCCACGGTGAAGGCCGCCAACTCCAGGAGGAAATCATCCCGATCAACATTCCAGCCGGTGTGGTAGACGAGATGACCCTTTCGATGGGTGGCAAAGGCAACTACCCCGAGCGCGGCGGCGTGCCCGGCGACCTGCTCATCCAGATCGAGGAGGAGCCGCACGAGTTCTTGAAGCGCGACGGCAACAACATCATGTTCGATCAATATATTTCCTTCGTAGATGCGGCCCTAGGTGCTAGCGTCGAAGTGCCGACCATCGAAGGAAAAGTAAAGATCAAAGTAGAGCCTGGTACCCAGCCCGGCAAGATTTTGCGTTTGCGTGGTAAGGGTATTAAGGACATCAACGGCTACGGCCGCGGCGACCAACTCATCCACATCAATGTCTGGACGCCAAAGAACGTGAGTGGGGAAGAGCGCGAGTTGCTCGAAAAACTGCGCAATGCCCAGAATTTCACACCGAACCCTGGCAAAAACGAGAAGGGCTTCTTTGAAAAAGTGAAGGAGTACTTCCAGTAA
- a CDS encoding nucleotide exchange factor GrpE: MADENNVPQDDNLTADTDHVAGEMTDTEAADGGAPQAEATKTDAELAELKDKYLRLAAEFDNYKRRTAKERQDLFKTANQELMQVMLPIIDDFERARTHTQSSEDVNVVRESVDIIYNKLLKTLQQKGLTPMETKGGAFDPDLHEAITQIPAPSDELKGKVVDEVEKGYYLGDKVIRHAKVVLGS, translated from the coding sequence ATGGCTGACGAGAACAACGTACCCCAGGACGACAACCTGACTGCCGATACCGACCACGTAGCTGGCGAAATGACCGATACCGAAGCCGCTGATGGCGGCGCTCCTCAAGCAGAAGCCACTAAAACGGACGCCGAGCTAGCTGAACTGAAAGACAAGTACTTGCGTTTGGCGGCTGAGTTTGATAACTACAAGCGCCGCACTGCCAAGGAACGTCAGGATTTGTTCAAAACGGCAAACCAAGAGTTGATGCAGGTGATGCTGCCAATAATTGATGACTTTGAACGCGCCCGCACCCACACACAGTCTTCCGAAGACGTGAATGTCGTGCGTGAGAGCGTAGATATAATCTACAACAAGCTGCTCAAAACGCTCCAGCAAAAGGGCCTCACCCCGATGGAGACGAAGGGCGGAGCTTTCGATCCTGATCTGCACGAGGCAATTACCCAGATTCCGGCTCCCTCAGACGAGCTGAAAGGCAAGGTAGTTGATGAGGTGGAAAAAGGCTATTACCTAGGTGATAAGGTCATTCGCCACGCGAAAGTGGTGCTAGGGAGCTAG